One window of Pirellulales bacterium genomic DNA carries:
- a CDS encoding AMP-binding protein → MNQNRSILECRSLVELLEQRATLTPNAIAYVRLEDGRTESDSLTYAQMDRRARAIAVRLRLRYALGSRCMLLFTHSFDAMVAFMGCLYAGMVPVPIPAPVGSRVKRALPRVEAVMRDSQAIAILSTFSTASSLSSEHGLQQLGGMDIFHLEDVPDHLADQWSIPPTDPRGVAYLQYTSGSTSSPKGVMVSHHNILHHSECLRKAWGYDESSVSATWMPYYHDYGLVDGLIQPLYSGIPCYVMSSLAFIKRPIRWLEIISRYGVTHSQGPNFAYEYCIRRIATQDLDNVNLISWRTASNGAETIRAETAERFIAKFAPFGFRPEAFFPTYGLAEATLVVSTKRRETLWNCVTVDAHAMERCRVVLTSCASRAARRVVSCGIAAPHVTIAIVNLDLRQRCSANEIGEVWVSGPSVTQGYWNRPEESSKLFEARIVGDPRPYLRTGDLGFVLNDEVFITGRLKDLVIVAGANHHPEDIEWTVQSAHAAIRADAVAAFSVDRGGEERLVVAAEFEKVGSDLTEVAESVRAALAEVHDLQLDTFVFLRHGEIPKTSSFKVQRYACRQAFLDGQWRVVGIWNAPSGQGVSLNEFDDMGVSKQRAPLSSPEAATAKSGSPVTDPAESAPDRKMPPGYAEITDWLCARMSRLTGEAARRLDWNAPFSSYGATSRELVSLIGELEQFLGTSLSSTLPWNYPTIRSLASFLAGGTTRRVPDADTSESHVDRRVTESREGIAVVGIGCRFPGGGRGPGGYWQMLRGGRDAVGDAPEWRGLGAGL, encoded by the coding sequence ATGAATCAGAATAGATCTATTTTGGAATGCCGCAGTCTCGTCGAGTTGCTGGAGCAAAGAGCGACGTTGACGCCAAACGCGATTGCATATGTTCGATTGGAGGACGGGCGCACCGAATCGGACTCTCTGACCTACGCACAAATGGATCGTCGTGCTCGTGCGATTGCGGTTCGACTGCGATTGCGATATGCGCTGGGAAGCCGGTGCATGCTTTTGTTCACGCACAGTTTCGATGCGATGGTCGCCTTCATGGGGTGCCTTTATGCCGGCATGGTGCCCGTACCGATCCCGGCGCCTGTTGGATCTCGCGTCAAGCGAGCGTTGCCAAGAGTCGAAGCCGTTATGCGAGACTCGCAAGCTATAGCGATTCTCTCGACATTTTCGACCGCGTCCTCTCTGAGCAGCGAGCACGGTTTGCAACAGCTAGGAGGGATGGACATCTTTCATCTGGAGGATGTGCCGGATCATTTGGCGGATCAATGGAGCATACCGCCGACTGACCCGAGGGGGGTCGCTTACCTTCAATACACGTCTGGTTCGACGTCCAGCCCTAAAGGAGTAATGGTATCACACCATAATATCCTGCATCATTCCGAATGTTTGCGGAAGGCGTGGGGATATGACGAATCCAGTGTCTCAGCAACGTGGATGCCATATTATCACGACTATGGATTGGTCGATGGTCTCATTCAGCCATTGTACTCAGGGATTCCATGCTATGTGATGTCGTCACTCGCCTTCATTAAGCGGCCGATCCGATGGTTGGAGATCATTTCGCGATACGGCGTGACGCATAGCCAAGGGCCGAATTTTGCCTACGAGTATTGCATTCGTCGCATAGCGACGCAGGATTTGGACAACGTCAACTTGATCAGTTGGCGCACGGCGAGCAATGGTGCGGAAACCATCCGTGCCGAAACCGCCGAGCGATTCATCGCCAAATTTGCGCCATTTGGCTTTCGACCGGAGGCCTTCTTCCCCACGTATGGTTTAGCGGAGGCAACGCTAGTGGTCTCTACCAAAAGGCGAGAAACGCTATGGAACTGTGTTACCGTGGATGCCCACGCAATGGAGCGGTGTCGCGTGGTGTTGACAAGTTGCGCATCAAGAGCTGCGCGGCGAGTAGTGAGTTGTGGAATCGCAGCGCCCCACGTCACAATAGCCATTGTAAATCTGGATTTGCGCCAGCGATGTTCAGCCAACGAAATCGGTGAGGTATGGGTCTCGGGGCCATCGGTGACACAGGGCTATTGGAATCGTCCCGAAGAGTCCAGTAAATTATTCGAGGCTCGAATCGTCGGCGATCCCCGACCCTATCTGCGAACAGGCGATCTGGGCTTTGTCTTGAATGATGAAGTGTTCATCACCGGGCGATTGAAAGACTTGGTGATTGTAGCTGGCGCTAATCATCATCCGGAAGATATAGAGTGGACTGTGCAATCAGCGCATGCCGCTATTCGGGCAGACGCAGTCGCAGCTTTTTCAGTGGATCGCGGTGGGGAGGAACGGCTCGTTGTAGCGGCGGAGTTCGAAAAAGTCGGCAGTGACCTTACGGAGGTGGCCGAATCAGTACGGGCAGCGCTTGCCGAGGTTCATGACCTTCAACTCGATACATTCGTTTTTCTTCGGCACGGTGAGATTCCTAAGACATCAAGTTTCAAGGTACAACGATACGCATGCCGGCAGGCGTTTCTGGATGGTCAGTGGCGTGTCGTAGGGATTTGGAATGCGCCGTCGGGGCAGGGCGTTTCGTTAAATGAATTTGACGACATGGGCGTCTCCAAGCAGCGGGCGCCCTTGTCATCACCAGAAGCCGCTACGGCGAAATCCGGCTCGCCAGTGACGGACCCGGCTGAATCAGCTCCCGATCGTAAGATGCCACCGGGATACGCGGAAATAACCGATTGGTTATGCGCACGCATGTCCCGGTTGACCGGTGAGGCCGCCCGGCGGCTTGATTGGAACGCGCCATTTTCCTCCTATGGAGCGACCTCACGAGAACTCGTTTCGCTCATAGGCGAATTGGAGCAGTTTCTCGGAACATCATTGTCGTCCACACTACCGTGGAATTATCCGACGATACGGTCGTTGGCTTCGTTTTTAGCAGGAGGTACGACCCGGAGAGTGCCGGATGCTGACACGAGCGAGTCCCATGTCGATCGTCGCGTAACGGAGTCCCGTGAAGGGATAGCGGTGGTGGGGATAGGTTGCCGATTTCCGGGCGGTGGCCGCGGCCCTGGAGGGTACTGGCAGATGCTGCGTGGTGGCCGCGACGCTGTGGGGGATGCGCCGGAGTGGCGCGGCCTGGGTGCGGGATTG
- a CDS encoding alpha/beta fold hydrolase, with amino-acid sequence MQRRIICFHCAGGNAAMFQSWRQWLPSDTDLCAVTLPRETRTSAAKSREELEQRWERLIEHTIGRLEPLLKIPFVLFGHSMGALLAYEIARRSQLRGRKAQNLIVSARAAPQNRVISGVREMSDSELMHYLVLLGGTSPGVFKDPELCAMVVAQVRDDMGLCDAYAPGKLDRLNTPLTIFGGNADPTVSMKQLDGWRELTIGRTAMHIFPGGHFYLIPPSIKFQNVVLECLESC; translated from the coding sequence GTGCAGCGACGAATTATTTGTTTTCATTGTGCCGGCGGAAATGCCGCGATGTTTCAGTCGTGGCGGCAATGGCTTCCGTCGGATACTGACCTGTGCGCCGTAACTTTGCCGCGCGAAACCAGAACATCGGCGGCGAAATCGCGAGAGGAATTGGAGCAGCGGTGGGAGAGGCTTATCGAACACACGATTGGTCGACTTGAGCCCTTGCTGAAAATACCTTTCGTCCTCTTCGGGCATAGTATGGGTGCGCTATTAGCGTACGAGATCGCTCGCCGATCACAATTGCGTGGACGAAAAGCACAGAATCTGATCGTCTCGGCGCGTGCCGCTCCGCAGAATCGAGTTATCAGCGGAGTCCGCGAAATGTCCGATTCTGAGCTGATGCACTATCTGGTCCTGCTAGGCGGGACGTCTCCCGGAGTTTTTAAAGACCCGGAATTATGCGCGATGGTGGTCGCGCAGGTGCGCGATGATATGGGCCTTTGTGATGCGTATGCGCCAGGCAAGCTTGATCGGCTCAATACGCCGCTCACAATTTTCGGCGGCAACGCTGATCCTACAGTGTCAATGAAGCAGTTAGACGGTTGGCGCGAACTGACTATCGGGCGAACTGCAATGCATATTTTTCCAGGCGGCCACTTTTACCTGATCCCGCCGAGCATTAAGTTTCAGAATGTGGTATTGGAATGTTTGGAATCGTGTTAG
- a CDS encoding GDSL-type esterase/lipase family protein, translating to MIKRVHKPISSASLASRQRGAVSGEEQSDVARLGRVGGSLAIVLGAIAVLGGAAVHPAVVNRFLTDVNERREALMSSSICVALIGVGLIVVGAWAFRSKRPIAGRGVLVIISLAVVIVVDRALLVIIGVAPVVPDTQLYYRLRPNHRTFWGHGEVLATNGSGYFDREFIATKRLDELRIAMIGDSLVCGWNLSLPSTLPKTLERALDQSDVMKRPHDVMNMGVPGYSTWQEVELARESLRYKPDVMMIVFCMNDFTAGRECPSPNGGRGVVPSRSRLVGYLWNETGYGRVLIKYLYPAQDEWSVGQLARQRDREELLSVNVSAALRAKLDDCLSQLQEIYRLAKSAGVRPVLVVAPMRFQIYESATRTVQNILLEHARGNDVDVVDLAPAFTELLKARMRHVMASTKPSAESLLGRYFMDDCHFSSEGNRVIADQLLRHLESQHVVATLPGSHPDFTLEHRTEVDGRNFVLDHVITADRISVRPAEGGGALTVRLLCVRTAQSESEPYFSESMELTTTVLKGRTLRLQYDPTMSAADGEGNLFCYVFAENSMLNMKLIRFGWSRYLTKYGNGIHGSELTAAEHAASEQKVGIWKRR from the coding sequence ATGATCAAACGCGTACATAAGCCAATATCTTCGGCTTCTCTTGCATCACGGCAGAGGGGCGCTGTTTCGGGCGAGGAACAGTCAGATGTCGCGCGGCTGGGACGCGTCGGGGGATCGCTGGCCATCGTGCTCGGCGCTATAGCCGTCCTGGGCGGTGCTGCGGTTCATCCCGCGGTCGTGAATCGCTTTCTGACGGACGTCAACGAACGTCGGGAGGCATTAATGAGTTCTTCAATTTGTGTCGCGCTGATCGGAGTCGGTCTGATCGTTGTGGGCGCCTGGGCCTTTCGCTCCAAGCGGCCTATCGCTGGCCGCGGGGTTTTGGTGATAATTTCACTGGCCGTGGTTATCGTGGTCGATAGGGCGCTACTCGTTATCATTGGGGTCGCGCCTGTCGTTCCAGATACTCAACTTTATTATCGGCTGCGTCCGAACCACCGGACATTTTGGGGACACGGTGAGGTCTTGGCCACAAATGGAAGTGGGTACTTTGACCGGGAGTTCATTGCGACTAAACGCCTTGATGAACTCCGGATTGCAATGATCGGAGACTCGCTGGTGTGCGGATGGAATTTGTCGCTTCCTTCGACGCTTCCAAAGACACTGGAGCGAGCGCTTGACCAGTCCGATGTCATGAAACGCCCGCATGATGTAATGAACATGGGAGTTCCAGGGTATTCGACGTGGCAGGAGGTCGAACTGGCTCGCGAATCTTTACGTTACAAACCAGATGTAATGATGATCGTCTTTTGCATGAACGACTTCACTGCCGGCCGGGAATGCCCATCGCCGAACGGCGGTCGCGGGGTGGTCCCGAGTCGCAGTCGCCTGGTGGGATATCTCTGGAACGAAACCGGCTATGGACGCGTGTTGATCAAATATCTTTATCCCGCTCAGGATGAGTGGTCTGTGGGGCAGTTGGCAAGGCAGCGCGATCGCGAAGAGCTACTTTCCGTTAACGTGTCCGCCGCGCTGCGAGCAAAACTAGACGACTGCCTGTCGCAGTTGCAAGAGATTTACCGTCTAGCCAAGTCGGCAGGAGTGCGGCCGGTTCTTGTAGTGGCTCCGATGAGATTTCAGATCTATGAATCGGCTACGCGCACAGTTCAGAACATCCTGCTGGAGCATGCGCGCGGTAACGACGTCGATGTGGTCGATCTCGCCCCTGCCTTCACCGAGTTGCTGAAAGCACGTATGCGGCATGTTATGGCCAGTACCAAGCCGTCGGCGGAGAGTCTGTTGGGTCGGTATTTTATGGATGACTGCCACTTCTCCAGCGAGGGCAATCGGGTAATTGCTGATCAGCTTTTGCGTCATCTCGAAAGCCAACACGTCGTAGCAACCTTGCCGGGATCGCATCCCGATTTTACATTGGAGCATCGTACTGAAGTTGATGGTCGTAACTTTGTTCTTGATCACGTCATTACTGCCGACCGCATTTCCGTGCGTCCGGCTGAGGGTGGCGGCGCGCTGACTGTAAGACTGCTGTGTGTCCGGACAGCTCAATCGGAGTCCGAGCCGTACTTTAGCGAGTCTATGGAGCTAACCACAACAGTTCTGAAGGGGCGCACACTCCGTCTGCAATATGATCCGACCATGAGTGCAGCCGATGGCGAGGGAAATCTCTTTTGCTACGTATTCGCGGAAAACTCTATGCTGAACATGAAGTTGATTCGCTTTGGGTGGTCGCGGTATCTTACGAAGTACGGCAATGGAATTCACGGCAGCGAGCTAACGGCTGCTGAGCACGCGGCGTCTGAGCAGAAAGTTGGGATCTGGAAAAGGCGATAA
- a CDS encoding 4'-phosphopantetheinyl transferase superfamily protein — MSEPELLPDVTKMGNDHIHVWHVSLAQLASARFPVELLTASEQQRAAGYRFDADRQCFAWGRSLARILIGRYMGCEAGRVQFSFGRFGKPMLVQEDDYAGNSLYFNLSHSGSYLSLGFSRTMPLGIDIEKVRPISNIATLAARVLAAGELEYVMSLPAEARDRGFLRCWTLKEASLKLSGAGLSAEPKEVLVDPWKEESLIRSDGWHGLETRWMRVLTPASGYIGAVAAAASPEEVLEVCWP; from the coding sequence ATGTCCGAACCCGAACTGCTCCCCGATGTGACGAAAATGGGGAATGACCATATCCATGTATGGCATGTGTCGTTGGCGCAATTGGCGTCGGCTCGTTTTCCGGTCGAATTGTTGACTGCGTCTGAACAGCAGCGGGCGGCCGGCTATCGTTTCGACGCCGATCGGCAGTGCTTTGCTTGGGGGCGTTCGCTCGCACGAATCTTGATTGGCCGTTATATGGGGTGTGAAGCAGGGCGCGTCCAGTTTTCGTTTGGAAGGTTTGGGAAGCCAATGTTAGTGCAGGAAGATGACTACGCGGGAAATTCTCTGTATTTTAATCTCTCGCACTCCGGCTCATACTTGTCACTTGGTTTTTCGCGAACGATGCCGCTGGGCATTGATATTGAGAAGGTCCGGCCGATTTCAAATATTGCCACTCTAGCGGCGCGGGTGTTGGCCGCTGGGGAACTCGAATACGTTATGTCGTTGCCCGCCGAAGCGCGGGATCGTGGTTTTCTTCGTTGCTGGACGCTGAAGGAAGCTTCGCTTAAGTTATCGGGGGCCGGCCTTTCCGCAGAACCTAAGGAGGTATTGGTCGATCCGTGGAAGGAAGAATCATTGATTCGCTCCGATGGCTGGCATGGGCTTGAAACACGCTGGATGCGCGTCTTAACGCCAGCGTCTGGATATATTGGCGCAGTCGCAGCTGCGGCGAGTCCAGAAGAGGTGCTCGAGGTGTGCTGGCCATGA